Proteins encoded in a region of the Veillonella parvula genome:
- a CDS encoding type II secretion system protein GspD has product MAKNRVNFLGLKYIDKIIVIVILRISLWMVVMLVTPFMVFANSTDRIGTNRNDRITASSSETIVNSSEVDKNEKKVGNELITISVRNASLKETVLGICRSYGISVIGVESLKGSITATVKGESPEAIINELGKLYHFSVSKEHNTLLIDSDDETLEKRELYVISPEHLPAESLKNVVGTVVKNDKMAVLSEQNEVIMHLTSGEKRRVETLVRAIDKEPKQVQLEATIIAMEQSYAKEQGFRWSWLSLTGHGEDKTHSYGAVTFGKTPTGEAYKFFVKPELSLMESSGKAVLIAKPSIMALNGETAHILIGERIPVIEESEVNGERKRSTRYEEVGIKLNYTPIITADDGVDAKIHAEVSTPIMVSEMKAYKISTRQAHTRVRLQPGEVLVIGGLMDNRDQHQIQKIPILGDIPLLGKLFRHSRKTKDSIEMLMLVRATVV; this is encoded by the coding sequence GTGGCTAAGAATCGAGTAAACTTTCTAGGTCTAAAATATATAGATAAGATTATAGTGATAGTTATATTGCGAATAAGCTTATGGATGGTCGTCATGCTTGTAACTCCGTTCATGGTATTTGCTAATAGTACTGATAGGATAGGTACTAATAGAAATGATAGAATAACTGCTAGTAGTTCTGAAACTATCGTAAATAGTAGTGAAGTAGATAAAAATGAAAAAAAGGTTGGGAACGAACTCATAACGATTTCTGTACGCAATGCATCCTTAAAGGAGACCGTCTTAGGCATTTGTCGTAGTTATGGTATATCCGTAATTGGTGTAGAGTCGTTAAAAGGGAGTATTACGGCCACTGTAAAGGGAGAATCACCAGAAGCAATTATTAATGAATTAGGTAAGTTATATCATTTTTCCGTATCGAAGGAGCATAATACACTTCTTATTGATTCTGATGATGAAACACTTGAAAAAAGAGAACTATATGTTATATCACCTGAACATTTACCGGCTGAGTCTTTGAAAAATGTGGTAGGCACAGTGGTAAAAAACGATAAAATGGCAGTGCTTTCAGAACAAAATGAAGTAATTATGCATTTGACGAGCGGAGAAAAGCGACGCGTAGAAACCTTAGTACGTGCTATCGACAAGGAACCAAAACAAGTGCAATTGGAAGCTACCATCATTGCTATGGAACAATCCTATGCTAAGGAACAAGGTTTTAGATGGTCTTGGCTTAGCTTGACCGGTCATGGAGAAGATAAAACACATTCCTATGGTGCCGTTACCTTTGGCAAAACACCGACTGGGGAAGCCTATAAGTTTTTTGTAAAACCAGAGCTAAGTCTTATGGAAAGCTCAGGTAAAGCCGTTCTAATTGCAAAGCCATCTATCATGGCTCTCAATGGTGAGACTGCACATATCTTGATAGGTGAAAGAATACCAGTTATAGAAGAATCGGAAGTGAATGGAGAACGAAAGCGTTCTACTCGTTATGAAGAGGTGGGCATTAAGTTGAATTATACTCCTATTATTACTGCTGATGATGGTGTAGATGCTAAAATACATGCAGAGGTGAGTACACCTATTATGGTATCTGAAATGAAAGCCTATAAAATAAGCACACGTCAAGCACATACAAGAGTACGATTACAACCAGGAGAAGTGCTGGTTATTGGTGGACTCATGGACAATCGAGATCAACATCAAATACAAAAGATACCTATTTTAGGAGATATCCCTTTGTTAGGAAAATTATTCCGTCATAGTCGAAAAACAAAAGATTCTATAGAAATGCTAATGTTAGTGAGGGCAACTGTGGTATAA
- the galE gene encoding UDP-glucose 4-epimerase GalE has protein sequence MNILVTGGAGYIGSHTVRALQQAGYTPIIVDNLSRGHVESIPEGVKFYNMDIADPKLVGIMKEHNILGVMHFAAHSQVGESMQNPAIYYENNVVGSYHLIESGRTAGIKHFVFSSTAAVYGEPKVVPIREDAQLQPTNVYGRTKLMIEEMLSDYSSIYGSTYVALRYFNAAGADPSGMIGEDHHPETHLIPLVLDAARGKREHITVFGTDYDTADGTCVRDYIHVNDLAAAHVLAMDYLRKGGESQVFNLGSGNGFSVKEIIETAKEVTGIDIPVQYGDRRAGDPGTLIASSEKIKNLLGWDPIFSNVADVIKDAWHWHTSHPDGFNSK, from the coding sequence ATGAATATTTTAGTAACAGGTGGTGCTGGTTATATTGGGAGTCATACTGTACGTGCTTTACAACAAGCAGGATATACACCAATTATTGTAGATAATTTATCTCGTGGGCATGTAGAATCTATTCCTGAGGGGGTAAAGTTCTACAATATGGATATTGCTGATCCTAAACTAGTAGGTATTATGAAAGAACATAACATCCTAGGTGTAATGCATTTTGCTGCTCACTCACAAGTTGGTGAATCCATGCAAAATCCAGCTATTTATTATGAAAATAATGTAGTTGGTTCCTATCACCTTATTGAGTCTGGTCGTACCGCAGGTATAAAGCATTTTGTATTTTCTAGTACGGCTGCTGTGTATGGTGAGCCAAAGGTAGTGCCTATTCGTGAGGATGCTCAACTGCAACCAACAAATGTATATGGTCGCACTAAATTGATGATAGAAGAAATGTTGTCTGATTATAGTTCTATCTATGGTTCTACATATGTTGCGTTGCGTTATTTCAATGCGGCCGGTGCAGATCCGTCTGGTATGATTGGAGAAGACCATCATCCTGAAACTCATTTGATTCCACTTGTGTTAGATGCGGCTCGCGGTAAAAGAGAGCATATAACTGTATTTGGGACTGATTATGATACAGCTGATGGCACATGTGTACGCGACTATATTCATGTCAATGATTTAGCAGCTGCTCACGTATTGGCTATGGACTACTTGCGTAAAGGCGGAGAATCTCAAGTATTTAATCTTGGTAGTGGTAATGGATTCTCTGTAAAGGAAATCATCGAGACTGCAAAAGAGGTTACGGGTATCGATATTCCTGTTCAATATGGTGATCGTCGTGCTGGTGATCCAGGAACATTAATTGCTTCCTCTGAAAAAATCAAAAATTTACTTGGTTGGGATCCTATATTTAGTAATGTTGCTGATGTTATCAAAGATGCATGGCATTGGCATACATCTCATCCAGATGGATTTAATAGTAAATAA
- a CDS encoding glucose-6-phosphate isomerase, which yields MLRLQSGFELDYANIYNESCIQERDVNNFERAIQNVWRHTNILRSTGFEEGHVSKDGLPEPVLFYQLPYISEDGINTPDMLERLYELRDYARHNIDTVVSVGIGGSYLGSKVIFDVQCGAFWNNYSAEERDGYPRMYFAGFNVDGDYLVGLIRTLECQAQKKGPDYKVMLVINSKSGSTIEPMANFMILEKALQDRNINYEVIAVTDVSDDEHPTILRSMAIENNWKTYSIPYGVGGRFSVFTEVGFVTATLVGFDIEGFLAGAASMDAACQEEDIFKNPGLLSALLKYIASERYGRIIEVFMPYSEALHSLSDWYVQLLSESLGKMSNTCLPYGRTPVAAVGTMDMHAQVQEHQEGRLNKVVQFIKVKDWKHNLIVPDSYSQYERLHSLSDVGICDILNIALDANREALSSDNRFNMTITVPTLNAFHLGEIMFMHCWAVYFESIFAGVDAFDQPGVEVYKRLIGPKLARAKEVHNS from the coding sequence ATGTTGCGATTACAATCAGGTTTTGAGTTAGATTATGCTAATATATATAATGAAAGTTGCATACAAGAACGTGATGTGAATAATTTTGAACGGGCTATACAAAATGTATGGCGTCATACAAATATTTTGCGTTCTACAGGCTTCGAAGAAGGTCATGTTTCTAAAGATGGTTTACCTGAACCCGTGTTGTTTTACCAACTTCCATATATTTCAGAAGATGGTATCAATACACCAGATATGTTAGAGCGGCTTTACGAATTACGTGACTATGCACGCCATAATATTGATACAGTTGTATCCGTAGGTATTGGGGGCTCCTATTTGGGGAGCAAAGTTATTTTTGATGTGCAGTGTGGAGCATTTTGGAATAACTACAGTGCAGAGGAACGCGACGGCTATCCTAGGATGTACTTTGCAGGCTTTAATGTGGATGGTGATTACTTAGTAGGGCTAATTCGTACGTTAGAGTGTCAAGCTCAGAAAAAAGGTCCTGATTATAAGGTGATGCTCGTTATTAATTCTAAGTCTGGATCTACCATTGAACCAATGGCTAACTTCATGATTTTGGAGAAGGCTTTACAAGATCGTAATATTAACTACGAAGTGATAGCTGTTACAGATGTATCTGATGATGAACATCCTACAATTTTACGATCTATGGCGATAGAAAATAATTGGAAGACCTATAGCATTCCTTATGGTGTAGGTGGTCGTTTCTCTGTATTTACAGAAGTTGGTTTTGTAACAGCCACTCTTGTAGGATTTGATATTGAAGGATTCTTAGCTGGTGCTGCATCTATGGATGCAGCATGTCAAGAAGAAGACATTTTTAAAAATCCAGGCCTTTTAAGTGCATTATTGAAATATATTGCATCTGAACGATATGGTCGTATTATAGAGGTGTTTATGCCTTATAGTGAAGCACTCCACTCATTATCTGATTGGTATGTGCAGCTCTTATCCGAGTCTCTTGGAAAAATGAGTAATACTTGTCTACCATATGGTCGTACGCCAGTTGCTGCAGTAGGTACTATGGATATGCATGCTCAAGTTCAAGAGCATCAAGAGGGGCGCCTAAATAAGGTAGTTCAATTTATTAAGGTTAAGGATTGGAAACATAATCTCATTGTTCCAGATTCCTATAGTCAATATGAACGTTTACACTCTCTATCTGATGTAGGCATTTGTGATATTTTAAACATTGCTTTAGATGCTAATAGAGAAGCCTTGTCTAGTGACAATCGTTTTAACATGACTATAACTGTACCAACATTAAACGCATTCCATTTAGGAGAAATTATGTTTATGCATTGTTGGGCCGTTTATTTTGAGTCCATTTTTGCGGGTGTTGATGCTTTTGATCAACCAGGGGTAGAGGTTTATAAGCGTCTCATCGGACCCAAATTGGCTCGAGCAAAGGAAGTACATAATTCATGA
- a CDS encoding DUF1294 domain-containing protein — protein sequence MSDTQFWVTVGIWNFIVFSLYGYDKLCAINGYDRISEFTLLFLAFAFGGVGALLGMVLWRHKTLKIKFKLAIPFALLWSVYAVGFGYGLWVK from the coding sequence ATGAGTGATACGCAATTTTGGGTGACCGTAGGTATATGGAATTTTATCGTATTTAGCCTGTATGGATATGATAAATTATGTGCCATTAATGGATATGATCGGATTTCAGAGTTCACATTACTATTTTTAGCGTTTGCCTTTGGTGGTGTTGGTGCTTTATTAGGTATGGTCCTATGGCGTCATAAGACATTAAAAATTAAATTTAAATTAGCCATTCCTTTTGCATTACTTTGGTCTGTATATGCAGTCGGATTCGGTTATGGTTTGTGGGTAAAATGA
- a CDS encoding NAD-dependent epimerase/dehydratase family protein has protein sequence MNICVTGGAGFIGSHLVDRLIELGHDVLVIDNLSTGMRSFVHEDAQFIEMDVRDPKLLSVFEEFKPSIVFHEAAQTMVQSSMENPSYDCDVNLIGLINVLDACRKVKVEQFLMPSSAAVYGDLAVLPLTEDLSGMPSSFYGLTKLTAEGYLRIYHEAFGLNTVCFRYANVYGPRQGDGGEGGVISIFNRLIVEGQPLTVFGDGEQTRDFIYVDDVVDANIKAMGNGQCTGIYNISTNKGTSVNELITRFRTISGTDFMVYYEDERIGDIKHSRLSNVKAERDFGFTATTTLEDGLQKTLEYFKAHHK, from the coding sequence ATGAATATATGTGTTACTGGTGGGGCCGGATTTATTGGTTCCCATTTAGTTGATAGATTAATTGAATTAGGTCATGATGTACTCGTTATAGATAATTTATCTACAGGTATGCGCTCCTTTGTACATGAAGATGCTCAATTTATTGAGATGGATGTACGAGATCCAAAATTACTATCTGTATTTGAAGAGTTTAAGCCGTCTATCGTATTTCATGAAGCGGCGCAAACAATGGTTCAATCCTCCATGGAGAACCCAAGTTATGACTGTGATGTAAATCTAATAGGACTTATTAATGTTCTCGATGCTTGTCGTAAAGTGAAAGTTGAACAATTTTTAATGCCTTCATCAGCTGCTGTATATGGTGACTTGGCAGTATTGCCATTGACTGAAGACTTGAGTGGTATGCCTTCGTCTTTTTACGGCCTGACAAAGCTTACTGCAGAAGGTTATTTGCGTATTTATCATGAAGCTTTTGGATTAAATACAGTATGCTTTAGATATGCTAATGTATATGGACCACGTCAAGGTGATGGCGGTGAAGGAGGCGTTATCAGTATTTTCAACCGCTTGATTGTCGAAGGGCAACCATTAACTGTATTTGGTGATGGTGAGCAAACTAGAGATTTCATTTATGTAGATGATGTGGTAGATGCTAACATTAAGGCTATGGGGAATGGTCAATGCACAGGTATTTATAATATATCTACCAATAAGGGAACATCTGTGAATGAGTTGATTACGCGATTCCGGACTATTAGCGGGACAGATTTTATGGTTTATTATGAAGATGAGCGTATAGGAGATATTAAACATTCGCGCTTAAGTAATGTGAAAGCTGAACGTGATTTTGGCTTTACTGCTACTACAACATTAGAGGACGGCTTACAAAAGACATTAGAATACTTTAAAGCTCATCATAAGTAA
- a CDS encoding viroplasmin family protein: protein MAKKFYAVRQGRVPGVYTTWSDCEKQVKGYGGAIYKSFSTEAEARAFVEDSGLSLSDFMSAKKSELKSPQEVKFKSKNSRPIVSSSSIQSKVSANVVKPDFTTPNYMVAYIDGSYNKETNTVGAGGVIFLNGKRKTFSFSSTDKRYTSFWNVAGELLAAMHVMKYAVDNGISECSLYYDYMGIEMWATKGWKRNNELTQEYSAFYDSIKNRVRVYFHKVAAHTGDTYNEMADALAKQGAGI from the coding sequence ATGGCAAAAAAGTTTTATGCTGTTCGTCAGGGTCGTGTACCAGGAGTTTACACTACATGGTCTGACTGTGAAAAACAAGTAAAGGGCTATGGTGGTGCTATCTACAAATCATTTTCGACAGAAGCCGAAGCACGTGCTTTTGTAGAGGATTCAGGTTTGTCTTTAAGTGATTTTATGAGCGCTAAAAAGAGTGAACTTAAATCGCCACAAGAAGTGAAGTTTAAATCTAAAAATTCTAGGCCTATAGTTTCTAGTTCTAGTATTCAAAGTAAAGTATCAGCAAATGTTGTGAAACCAGATTTTACTACTCCAAACTATATGGTTGCGTATATCGATGGTAGTTATAATAAAGAGACCAATACTGTTGGGGCAGGTGGGGTTATCTTTTTGAATGGCAAGAGGAAAACTTTTTCTTTTTCCTCTACTGATAAACGATATACATCGTTTTGGAATGTAGCTGGCGAGTTGTTGGCTGCTATGCATGTTATGAAATACGCCGTTGATAATGGGATTTCTGAATGTTCACTTTACTATGATTATATGGGCATAGAAATGTGGGCTACTAAGGGATGGAAACGTAATAATGAGCTAACCCAAGAGTACTCAGCATTTTATGATTCTATAAAAAATCGTGTGCGAGTTTACTTTCACAAGGTGGCTGCTCATACGGGCGATACATATAATGAAATGGCTGATGCACTAGCAAAACAAGGTGCAGGTATTTAA
- the ybaK gene encoding Cys-tRNA(Pro) deacylase, translated as MSKEKHKKTNALRILDTHKILYSISEYEWSEERAAGLHVVEALKLDEKQVFKTLVGKGDKTGYVVFCIPVAEELDMKQAARVSHNKSVELVHVKDLLGITGYLRGGCSPVGMKKAFPTYFDATMEPQKFVYVSAGLRGMQMKVNPKDLASVVNAEFVELTMDH; from the coding sequence GAGAAACATAAAAAAACAAACGCATTACGTATTTTAGATACTCATAAGATACTTTATAGTATTAGCGAATATGAGTGGTCTGAAGAGCGTGCTGCTGGCCTTCATGTAGTAGAAGCATTAAAACTCGATGAGAAACAAGTCTTTAAAACATTAGTTGGCAAAGGTGACAAAACTGGATATGTAGTATTCTGTATTCCTGTGGCTGAAGAGTTAGATATGAAACAGGCAGCACGTGTTAGTCATAATAAGTCTGTAGAGCTTGTTCATGTTAAGGATTTGTTAGGTATTACAGGTTATTTGCGCGGTGGATGTTCTCCAGTAGGCATGAAAAAAGCATTTCCTACCTATTTTGATGCTACTATGGAACCCCAAAAGTTTGTATATGTAAGCGCAGGTTTACGCGGTATGCAAATGAAGGTAAATCCAAAGGATTTGGCATCTGTTGTAAATGCTGAATTTGTTGAACTGACAATGGACCATTAA